GGAAGTGCACTACCACCATTTTTTTGATGATGCCGATGCAATTGAGAGTAATACTTGCGTGAACCCGTTTCGGGTGCACGAATGCATGAGATGGTATGATGACCCGAACTGTTGTACTCTCGGAAGACCCGGAATTTCTCGCAGAACTCTCCGAGTACCTTGAGGTCCTTTCGAGTCCGACACGCCTGAAGATACTCCGGGCTATTGAGCACCGTCCAATGGAGATCCGTGAAATAGCTGCAGTGATTGACACCAGCTATGAAAATACGAAGAAGCACCTGAACAAACTTGCGGCGGCCGGGATCATAAAAAAGGAGGCGGGCCTCGGACGTGAGACCGCGAGAGGGGTTCACCCGGTCTGGAAGTTTTCCCTGCAGCCCGGGGGGCTTGAATCGGTCATCACGAGTCTTGGAGTATTCTCCTCCGGGGCGGTGCCGGCCGGGTTTGGAGACGTGGCCTCCCGCGTCCGGACCGTTAAATCGATGCTGACCGGGGGCGAGGCCCCGCCCATGCTGCTTCTGGCACAGGGAGAAGAGGACGGCAGGGTATTCCCCCTGAATTCCGACAGTATCTCAATCGGCCGGGAAGACCCGGTGAATGAGGGTATGTATAGTCCGGCAACAGACATCGTCCTTCCCGCGTCGTACGCCGCTGTCTCCCGTGTTTCCCGGCCCCATGCACGCCTGACCCGTACGGGGGACCAGTGGCTGCTGGAAGACTGCGAAAGTACCGGGCAGACGCATGTGAACGGCGTTCCCCTGGGGAGAGGAGAGAGAAAACCGCTCGTTGAGGGCGACATCATCGATCTCGCAAACGGGGTAGGAAGCGCCCGGTTTGTCATGATTGGCCCTGCCGCTGACGAGGGGTGAGGAACAGTGAATAAAACCTTCGGGGCGCCAGCCCTCCGGAAACCGGCCATCCGTGTTCTCTGCATCGCTCTTATCCTGCTTTTACTGGTAGCCTCCCCTGTTATGGCAAAGACCGATGATGAAAAGCTTGAGAAGATCTGGCCCGGGCAGGGTGTCGGTCCGGCAAGGGCCGACACGCCGGTGCCGACCACCGAGCCAACCGTCGAACCGACTGTGGAACAGACCCCCGACGACACTGCAGTGGCAACCCCTGAAACGACCTCCCCGTCTCCATCCGCCCCGACACCTACGGCAACATCTGCCGGAGGCGTTGCGGACGAGACCGTCGAACCGGCAGATACCGTGGACGCAGAGGGGACCTCCGCAACCAACGGGGACGGAGGAAACAGTCCGCTCCTTCTTCTCATCCCAGCGGTGCTCATCATTGCAGCCGGTGTCATAATCGCCGCCCGCCGACGTGAACCGCCACGTGACAGCCTGATTGAACCACCGACAGCGGGCGGAGAGGATACTCCTGCCTCGGTCAGGACCATAGTACAGGGGACCGGCAGCATTCCCGCATCCCCTGTACAACCCGCTTATTCCGGGTTTCCTGAACCGCTCGCCTCGAAATACCGGAATGCCGAATATCTTGGTCAGGGAGGAATTGCCCGTGTATACCGGGCGGAACGGATTTCAGACGGCAGGGTGGTTGCGGTAAAGATCCCTATTGTTCCCGACGAGCAGACCGGCACTCATTTCATGCGGGAGATCCGGTTCTGGGAGCGTTTGCACCACCCGAATATCCTTGCAATTTATGCGGCAAATATCCTTCCCGTCCCCTATGTGGAGATGGAGTATACACCTCATTCCCTGAAGGACTGCCAGCTCCCCCTCTCACCGGAAGGGGCCGTTCGCGTGGTCCGGGGAATCGCCGCCGGCCTCTCATTTGCTCATGAAACAGGAGTCATTCACCGGGACATCAAACCGGAAAATATCCTCTGTGCAGGGGATCGGACGCCGAAGATTACCGACTGGGGGCTGGGGTCGGTGACCGACGGTGGTCACCGGACACAGGTCGGTGGTTTCTCCCCGGGGTATGCAGCCCCGGAACAGCTGCGGCCGTCGGTCTATGGAAACGAGGACGTCCGCACCGACCTGTACCAGCTGGGCGTGCTCTTCTTCGAACTGATGACAGGCACACCTCCCTTTGTGGGTGCAGGGTTCGGCGAGGTGACGCTTGCCGTCCTCAACGATTCTGCACCCCTTCCTTCTGAGTCCGGGGCCCCGACTGATGTCTATGATGCTGTCATCCTCAGGTGTCTGGAAAAGGAAAAGGAGAAGCGGTTCTTCTCGGTAGAAGATTTCTGTGACGCCCTGCTGGAGGCCGCGGGGGATACTCCTCCTCATCCCGAAGATGGATAAGGAGAACTCCGTGGTTCTATACTGGGAACCGGCGTATTTTCTGAATATATATGTGAACCATACCAACAGGAATGCAGGGTGACGGAGATATCGTTCCCGGGAGAATATCAGTAATGAAACGAACAATTGTAGTCATCGGATGCGTTCTTTGCCTTTGCCTGTGTGCAGTAGCAGTGACGCCTGCGATGGCAAAGAATGTGATCAGTCCTCAGACAGACAAGCTCGCTGACCACAAGCTGGACACGGGGGTATCCGGCAAGGGAGCGCTCAAAAATGCTGACGAACAGCTGATGAACAGCACCAGCGCAGCGACGAATGCGTTCAGGATGCAGCAGTTCAATGACAGTGTCGCATGGGGGAAGGCCCTGATTGCTGCGGTACATTCTTCGGGATGCAACACCTCAAAGGCAGAAGCAGTTCTTGCGCAGTTGACCGGACAGGAAGAAGCACTCAGGGGGGCGCTTGAATCCGGTAACCAGGGACAGATGTCTTCTGTGATGGCCAAAAATGATGCACTGACAAAACAGCTCAGGATGTCCCTGAATAACTGCATCCGGACAGACTGCACCGGAAATGAAACCTGCACAGAAAACGAAACCTGTACTGAAAACAGGACCCTGGAGATGAATCAGCTCCGTGAGAACTGCTCCGCCATTGATGGGGAATATCTTGAACTGCGGTATAACGAACGCCTGAAATATGGCGGGGAGATCATTGATATTTTCAATGAATCAGGGTATGACACAGCACCTGCAGAAGAACAACTCGGGATCATCGGGGGGAATAACCAGACGTTCATGAACGCCACAGAAAATGGGGGCCGCCCGGCTGTTAATGCCGTCCTGAACGAGAATAAAAAGGCCTGGAACACTGGTAAACGTTCTCTTTGGGAGCAGATCCATGCCTTCTTCTTCGGTGGATCGGCATCTGAGGACGCATCTGTACCGTCTGATGATTCCGAAACCGGTGAAGAAGCCTGAACTTCCAAAACACACCGTATCACAAATCCGGATACTATTCAATCCGCATCGGACGGGGCAATTATGCCCTTCATAGAATCACTATATCCCTTTTTCAATAATGTTTCCTCCTGCATGCGCTGTGAGGGCATCGCCGCTTTTTGTAGCAGTCTCCCTGTTTTCATAGTGCCTGACACCTCTACCGGAGTCTGGCATCCGAATGGAAGTTTTCGAATGCCGATACGATATGGCCGTTGGGATTTTCCGTTGGTAAAAAAGGGGGCAGGTTGATCTGTGAGGTATGGTCCGCCTGAATAGCAGGGATGAATATTTGGAACCCATTCGCGTTCACATAGGGTTGAGAGGCATCTTTTCCTTGCGGGCGTCTATCTCTCCTCCTTCTTCAACAATTCTGACGAGTTTCTCCATAACGGCATCGACCTGTTTCCATGTCGGGTTGTCCCGTGCCATACCGGGGCTGCGGATGAGAAATGGTCGTCCTTCATCGGCCGCCTTGCGCATCTCCGGATCGAGGGGGACGGCGCCGAGGAAGGGCACACCCATCTCTTCAGCGGCCTGTTTGCCGCCCCCTTTTCCGAAGATGTCAATTTCTTTTCCGCAGTGGGGACAGACCATGCCGCTCATGTTTTCGATGATGCCAATCACCGGCAGCCCGATCGTCTGCACGAACCTCACCGCCTTTTTTATATCGAGGATGGCCATGTCCTGAGGTGTGGTGACAATCACCGCTCCTGCGATATTCGGGGCGAACTGTGCGATCGTCAGGGCCTCGTCGCCGGTCCCCGGCGGAAGGTCGACCACCAGATAATCAAGCTCTCCCCAGTGGACACCTTCGAGAAACTGCCGGATGGCCCCGGTCTTCATCGGGCCACGCCAGATGACGGGTGAACTGGTCTCCGGGAGAAGAAAGGCCATCGAGACCACTGCCAGATTGCCGGTGACTGACACCGGTTCCATCAATTTCGTGTCATACGAATCCATCCGGCTCCCTTCAATCCCCAGGATCTTGGGGATGTCCGGGCCGTGTATATCGAGGTCCAGAAGTCCGGTTCGAAAGCCATGGTTTGCGAATGCAAACGCGAGGTTAGCAGCGACCGTTGTCTTCCCGACTCCCCCTTTTCCGGAGAGTATCAAAACGACGTGTCGAACGGATATGTTGGCCCTTTCCGGCATATTCGGTGGCGGATGTGCCTGTCTCTCTTCTGCCATAATCCCCCTTACTCAGGGGAAAAGTGGATAAAGGTTTGTGCAGTGTGTAGCAGACGGGGAACATGATCCACATTTTCCCAATATCATTTGAACGCCGGATTCATGAATGTCCAGGTGCCATTCCAATGGAGTTCCTGCACTACATCCGGTTGGGCCCTGTGGATTTAGCCTCTCTATACCTGTTTCAGTGCACCACGTTGCATCGCAAGAAATCCCTTGAGGTCGTCCAGCGTCTTCGGGATGCATTCATGGACGACCACAGCCGGGGAGGTAAGTTCCAGCATCGTCCGTGCCTCCGGAAGAGAGAGCGGCCGGTGCTGGTCGGTGAGGATGGCATGCTGGAATGCAATGGCCTCCTGGTCATGGCGCTGCATGGTGGTAAACCCGTTTGGGAGCCCCCGGCGGAGCCGTTCCTGCCGGAGGGAGTGCGAGCCGCTCCAGTGGAGGTGAACTACATCGATCTGGCTGAGAACCTCTGCCGGCAGGGATTTGATACAGCAGCAGACCGCGACGATGCAGTCTGTTTCTGCATCAGAAGTGGTGATGAGGTTCATAAGGTGGCCGGTATCGAGGACAAACCCATAGTTCGAGAACTCCAGCATGCCCATGAAGGCGAGAATAGCGTCCGGGTCTGTGTAGGTGAGACCCGGATACCAGAGGTTCTCAAACTGCAGGCGGACGGGAGGTTCATTGCCGGGGAAGGCGGAGACCAGGTCGTTGAGGAATGCTGCGGCCCGTTCCAGCACCTCCTGGTCGTTCATCGCATACGTCCGGGTGAACATCTCTGCGGTGTGGTAATAGCCAAGGTGGTAGACCGCGTATTCTGCCTGAAGCAGGGCCGCCCGTTCGAGCTGGAGACACAGGGCGGCAATGAAATCGTGGTGCGTGCTGCAGGCAAAGAACGGCGGTTCAAACCGGACGTCCCCTTCGCTCCCGGTGATTTTTCCATTCCCCGTTCGTTCCGGACCCACGCCTTTTTCCCTGTTTCTCCGTTCCTCCTGCTCCTGTCCCATCATCTCCAGCCAGCCGGAATGGAACGGAAGGTGGACGCTCCGCACCAGGTCAGGGGGGATATCTGAGGGATCTACATCCTCATAGCCGGTATAGAGTTCCACCCCATCCAGCTCCTCTCTCCGGCAAAATGCGGCCACATCTGCCCATGCCCCTCCGAAGAGGCTGCGGCCCCACGGGTAGACGGGGAGGCTGATGAGTTCTTTCCAACGTGGCTCCATGGGGTCTTTCCTCTGTCAGGAAGATAGGCCGTTCGATGTGAAAAAGAGCGTGGAATGTAGGTATGGTGTTGGGGTGGGTTGTGGGAACGTCTGATGCCGGTATCCGTGTCATCGATTGCGACGGTTGAATGGGACAGGCAGGCAATCCGCCACCAGAAGTATTGATCACTCATCCGTACAAGGCCATGCCCCCCGTGGGGGAGAGGGGCTCTGCCGGTGCTTCCCTCGTACGTAGCCTCTGTCGTACCCCGTTATCCGGGTGTACGATTTCCGCAACTTTCATGTGGGAGGGATACCCTAAGGGAGTGCTTGGAGGAAGGTAACATGTATGAAGCAGATGTGCCCCATGTGGCAAAGGTCCTTGAGCTCATTGGCAGTTCCCCGAACGGATGGGAGGATGCCGTTGGCAATGCTGTGAGGGAGGCGGCAAAATCCGTCCACGACATAAAAGGGGTCTACCTGAAGGAATGTACAGCAAAGGTGGACGGGGACAAAATTGTTGAGTATCGCGCTGTGGTTAAGGTCTCGTTCGTCGTTGAGCGGGAGAGCTGACCCGTCTCGTCGTTTTTGGTAAGGGAGAGCTGCCGGATGACAGCCACTCTCTTTCCCCAAACGGGTTTTGGATGAACGATTCCGCCCGGCAAAGGCTCCTGGGAGTGGCGGTACAGGGGATGACAGTCGATAAAATCAGCCTAAAGAATATCCACCTGATATTTTTCCTCGATCTCTGTTATTCTCTGTTCTCTTTGCCTGATGTTTTTCCATAAAATTTCTCCGATTGATTCCCGTTCCTCATCAGAAAGGGGTTTTGAGAGATCGATCCCGGCATTTTCCGCATCTCTCATAACACTCTGAGCATATGTTGCCTCAGCTTCCCATGAATCCAGCATCAATTGAGCATACTCATCGCCATACGGGGGGACTGGAGTGCCATAGAAGAATCCGGATTCTGCAGCAGAAGAGTCGTTTTCATTTACGGCCATATTCGTCGATAAGTTTGTCCCGGTGTAGCCAAAATCTCCAATCCTGATTACTGTTTTGCCGAGCAGTTTGTCGGCGCTCACCCGGACCGCGTAAAAGATCTCGCCATCTTTCTGGACATAAAATTGGTAATAGAGAGGATTCCCGTTGGAATCAGGCAGGATTGATGGTTCCGGAGACACCACTGAACCGTTGAATCTGTTGTCTGTTTCCTCGCTTACGCTGTTGAGAGTGTATAGTTCAAGGACTGCCACTGCTGCCTGATCCCATCCACGCTCTAAAGGGACAGTTGTATTGACAGGTCGCTTCTGTTCATCAGGCGCTATACAACCGCATATGATTGCACATGTCACGATGAGTGCTACAGATGCAAGCGAAGGAATTGTGCGTTCGTTCATAGTGATGGTTTTTATAGAGAGATCTACTCCTGCGTAAATAACATTTGTCTCTCTTAAAGCGATTGGCTGTAGCTGGGTTCACGAAAGATACGTATGCCGCCTGAAATATCATATCTACACTCCTTTAGTCGCTGAATAGACATCCTTTCTGGCATACCGAAGGGTGAGTTTGACTGTTTTCAGTGCCCGTCTGACCGACCTTCCGGTTCTACAGATTTGGCGATGTGAAACACTCAATCCTTGATTACTAATACCGTGCGCTGTTGCAAAAGAATTTCAAAAAAAGGAGAAATATGATTGATTTTGAATTCAAACCTGAATCCCGGACGCCCCCAACAGGACTCGAACCTGTGACATTCTGGTTAACAGCCAGACACTCTACCAACTGAGTTATGGAGGCATGCACAACCTGTGTGCCATACAAGGTCGCATTGGCGCGTATTAATATTATTGATTTGTGGTGTTCTCTTTGCGCATCGTTTCGAGCAGACTGATGATCCGGTCGATCTCAGAATCAAGCGATTCCATCCGTTCTTTTGCTGCTTCTGTCACCATTGCGCCGGAAGGGGATGCCTGGATATACCCCTGCCCCTCCAGCACCTTCAGAGAGTAGCGCACCCGGTGTGCAGGAAGCCCGGTGAGCTCTGCGAGTTTCATGATCCCGATTGGCTGGTGCTCCGCTACAATGCGCACCACCCTCAGGTGCCGTCCCACCAGTTCCACTTCGGAACGAATCTTCTCAAGCATCACTCTCGCCCTTTGAGAAATCAGCAGTTTCGCTGGTATCGGAGTGTCGGGGTTTTTCAGTTGTATCGTCCTGGGCCAGCAGCCATTCTTTATCCTTCCGGTAGGCAGTCCTGAAATAGAGTGCCAGTACAATAGCCCCAACGCCACAAATGCCTGCAATCTGATAACTGTAAATGGGAATGACTCCGAATGCCGCAAGGATAGCAAGTGCCGCGAGAAGAAATATTCCGTTCAGAACCATGGTGAGTTTTGCAAACTTCATCTTGAAGATCTGCTTTGATGACTCGTCCATTATCCATACATCAACCCGTCAGGATAAAAGTACTTGTGCTTTGGTCGGTAATATTCAGGCATGAAACGGCTTGATGAGGCAATGGAGAAGGCAGGAGCGGCAGCCTATGTCATCTATGCCTCCTCCCGTGACCCCGATATGCGGTACCTGACGCAGTTTGTCACCTCAGATCCTCTCTTCTATATCAAAAAACGCGGAAAAGATGGGATTCTTATCGTACCGCAGATGGAGATCTCCCGTGCACAGGACGAGGCGTCGTGCGATGCCCTCACAAGAGGAGACGCCGGATTCTTTACCTATCTCGAAGAGGAGGTCAGCCCCCGTCGTGCCGCCGCCCGTATGGTGTATGAATATGTGGAGGGAGACATCATCGTGCCGGGATCCTTTCCCCTCGGAGTGGCCGAAGATATTCGATCGTTCTGCGGGGTAACTGTTGATGCAGACACGGTGGAGGCGATGCGTGCAGTAAAGAGTCCGCGTGAGCGCGATGCCATCCGTGCGACCCAGGAAAAGACCAATGAAGTAATGGCACTCGCTGAGGAGATCATCCGCACCTCCACAGAGCGGGAGGGAGAACTCTGGTATGCGGGCGCCCCCCTCACCTCTGACGCCCTCCGCCGGGAGATGCACTGCTGGCTTCTGCGTCACGGGTGCACGGCACATCATACCATCATCTCCTGCGGGAAGGAAACCTCACAGCCACACAACATTGGGTCAGGTACTCTCCTTATTGATGAACCCATCGTGATCGATGTTTTCCCGCAGGACGAGAGGACCGGATACTTTGCCGATATGACCCGGACTTTTGTAAAAGGGGAACCATCTGCAGAAATACAGGAGATATATGACACCGTACGTGATGGGCAGACGCTCGCTGAAGAGATGTTACGGCCGGGCATTACCGGTGCAGAGGTGCACAATGCCGTCCTGGACCTCTTCAATGAGCGGGGTTATGCCACCGGTGATGAAGGATTTATCCACAGCCTTGGTCATGGTGTTGGTCTGCAGATCCATGAAGGGCCATCCCTCTCCCCGCGGGCGGACACACCGCTTGTGGCGGGGAATGTGGTCACCGTTGAACCAGGTCTCTACTACCGAAAAACGGGCGGCGTGCGCTTGGAGGACATTGGTGCTATAACCAAAGATGGTTTCGTCTGCTACACGAAATATGAGAGAAGACTGATCGTATGAACGATGATATATATTCTGCATATATGGAAGCGGGGGCGCTTGCAAAGCGTTTCCGTGAGGAAGCAGCAGGGATGGTTGTTCCCGGCGCATCTGTCCTGGAACTGGTAGACACCATTGAACAGGCGATACTCGACGAAGGGGCAGGAATTGCCTTTCCGCTCAATATCTCCATAAACGAGGATGCAGCCCACGATACTGCCGGACCGGGAGATGAACGCCTCTTTTGCGAGGGTGATGTGGTAAAAGTGGACCTTGGGGTTCATATCGACGGATATGTCGCAGACACCGCACAGACCATTGATCTGGGAGATCATGCTCTCCTCGTTGAAGCCTCGCGGGAAGCCCTCAACGCGGCCATTGCGCTGGTTTGCCCCGGTGTTACCACGGGGGAACTGGGCACAGCCATCCAGCATGAAATCGAGTCCCGTGGTTTCCGCCCGGTGGCAAATCTCACCGGGCATGGCCTCTCGCAGTATTCTCTCCACGGTGAACCGATGATCCCCAACGTCGCCATGACGGGGGGCGCGGTCATCGAAGAGGGGATGGTATTTGCGGTTGAACCGTTTGCGTCCACCGGGACGGGAATGGTCTCTGACGGCACCAGAACCCTGATATATAGTCAGATCGCAAACCGGGGGGTACGGCTGGCGTCTGCAAAACGGGTCCTGAACCAGATCCGTGACCGGCGCTCCCTGCCGTTCTCCAAACGATGGCTGACCGGAGATAAGATCGATCTCGCTCTTTCCACGCTGAAGAAGAACGGTGTGGTGCGGGGTTATCCAGTCCTTCATGACATTCCGGGATCGTATGTATCCCAGGCAGAACATACTCTCATCGTCACCGAAGATGGCTGTGTGGCAACGACCCTCTAGCCAACCTTTTTTGTTCTCTGCGTAGTACAACTCCTGTTACGCATGTCTGATGATGCTGATTCAATGGTTCTTGACCTCATGGAGATACTTCTGACGGCCTCCGTCGCCAATGATATCTCCGAGATCACGAAGAGTGATCTGCCGCAAAAATTCCGGAAAATTACAGGAATGTCCGGAGCAGCGTCAGATTTTAAACGGCCGCTGGTGATCAGCGAAGGTATGCTTGAGCGCGAGATGGG
Above is a window of Methanogenium organophilum DNA encoding:
- a CDS encoding dodecin family protein, translated to MYEADVPHVAKVLELIGSSPNGWEDAVGNAVREAAKSVHDIKGVYLKECTAKVDGDKIVEYRAVVKVSFVVERES
- the map gene encoding type II methionyl aminopeptidase; this translates as MNDDIYSAYMEAGALAKRFREEAAGMVVPGASVLELVDTIEQAILDEGAGIAFPLNISINEDAAHDTAGPGDERLFCEGDVVKVDLGVHIDGYVADTAQTIDLGDHALLVEASREALNAAIALVCPGVTTGELGTAIQHEIESRGFRPVANLTGHGLSQYSLHGEPMIPNVAMTGGAVIEEGMVFAVEPFASTGTGMVSDGTRTLIYSQIANRGVRLASAKRVLNQIRDRRSLPFSKRWLTGDKIDLALSTLKKNGVVRGYPVLHDIPGSYVSQAEHTLIVTEDGCVATTL
- a CDS encoding apurinic/apyrimidinic endonuclease family protein, translating into MEPRWKELISLPVYPWGRSLFGGAWADVAAFCRREELDGVELYTGYEDVDPSDIPPDLVRSVHLPFHSGWLEMMGQEQEERRNREKGVGPERTGNGKITGSEGDVRFEPPFFACSTHHDFIAALCLQLERAALLQAEYAVYHLGYYHTAEMFTRTYAMNDQEVLERAAAFLNDLVSAFPGNEPPVRLQFENLWYPGLTYTDPDAILAFMGMLEFSNYGFVLDTGHLMNLITTSDAETDCIVAVCCCIKSLPAEVLSQIDVVHLHWSGSHSLRQERLRRGLPNGFTTMQRHDQEAIAFQHAILTDQHRPLSLPEARTMLELTSPAVVVHECIPKTLDDLKGFLAMQRGALKQV
- a CDS encoding serine/threonine-protein kinase, whose protein sequence is MNKTFGAPALRKPAIRVLCIALILLLLVASPVMAKTDDEKLEKIWPGQGVGPARADTPVPTTEPTVEPTVEQTPDDTAVATPETTSPSPSAPTPTATSAGGVADETVEPADTVDAEGTSATNGDGGNSPLLLLIPAVLIIAAGVIIAARRREPPRDSLIEPPTAGGEDTPASVRTIVQGTGSIPASPVQPAYSGFPEPLASKYRNAEYLGQGGIARVYRAERISDGRVVAVKIPIVPDEQTGTHFMREIRFWERLHHPNILAIYAANILPVPYVEMEYTPHSLKDCQLPLSPEGAVRVVRGIAAGLSFAHETGVIHRDIKPENILCAGDRTPKITDWGLGSVTDGGHRTQVGGFSPGYAAPEQLRPSVYGNEDVRTDLYQLGVLFFELMTGTPPFVGAGFGEVTLAVLNDSAPLPSESGAPTDVYDAVILRCLEKEKEKRFFSVEDFCDALLEAAGDTPPHPEDG
- a CDS encoding M24 family metallopeptidase, giving the protein MKRLDEAMEKAGAAAYVIYASSRDPDMRYLTQFVTSDPLFYIKKRGKDGILIVPQMEISRAQDEASCDALTRGDAGFFTYLEEEVSPRRAAARMVYEYVEGDIIVPGSFPLGVAEDIRSFCGVTVDADTVEAMRAVKSPRERDAIRATQEKTNEVMALAEEIIRTSTEREGELWYAGAPLTSDALRREMHCWLLRHGCTAHHTIISCGKETSQPHNIGSGTLLIDEPIVIDVFPQDERTGYFADMTRTFVKGEPSAEIQEIYDTVRDGQTLAEEMLRPGITGAEVHNAVLDLFNERGYATGDEGFIHSLGHGVGLQIHEGPSLSPRADTPLVAGNVVTVEPGLYYRKTGGVRLEDIGAITKDGFVCYTKYERRLIV
- a CDS encoding Mrp/NBP35 family ATP-binding protein, producing MAEERQAHPPPNMPERANISVRHVVLILSGKGGVGKTTVAANLAFAFANHGFRTGLLDLDIHGPDIPKILGIEGSRMDSYDTKLMEPVSVTGNLAVVSMAFLLPETSSPVIWRGPMKTGAIRQFLEGVHWGELDYLVVDLPPGTGDEALTIAQFAPNIAGAVIVTTPQDMAILDIKKAVRFVQTIGLPVIGIIENMSGMVCPHCGKEIDIFGKGGGKQAAEEMGVPFLGAVPLDPEMRKAADEGRPFLIRSPGMARDNPTWKQVDAVMEKLVRIVEEGGEIDARKEKMPLNPM
- a CDS encoding FHA domain-containing protein encodes the protein MMTRTVVLSEDPEFLAELSEYLEVLSSPTRLKILRAIEHRPMEIREIAAVIDTSYENTKKHLNKLAAAGIIKKEAGLGRETARGVHPVWKFSLQPGGLESVITSLGVFSSGAVPAGFGDVASRVRTVKSMLTGGEAPPMLLLAQGEEDGRVFPLNSDSISIGREDPVNEGMYSPATDIVLPASYAAVSRVSRPHARLTRTGDQWLLEDCESTGQTHVNGVPLGRGERKPLVEGDIIDLANGVGSARFVMIGPAADEG